The genomic DNA GGTGCTCTTCTAAATCTGGTCCAAATTTTTGAACAGCGGCACCAGCAACCATTAAGAATACTTTTTTAAGTTTAGCTATCATTGCCTTCTCCTCAGAGAATAACTCAGAGTAATCTGGTGTATCAAAAGAAGGAATACCCATTAATTCTTGCTGTACAGCTTGTGCAGGATTTAATAAATCTACATGACCTTTCATTGCTTTTTTAACAAGCATACCAACAGAAAGCATTCTATTAATTTCGTTTGTTCCTTCGTAAATACGAGCAATTCTAGCATCTCTCCATGCGGCTTCCATTGGAGTTTCTTCTGAGAATCCCATACCACCAAATATTTGAATACCTTCATCTGCACAACTTTGTACATCTTCAGATACAGCAACTTTTAAAATAGAGCATTCAATTGCATATTCTTCTACACCTTTAAGTTCTGCTTCTTGGTGCGTATTTCCTGCAGCTTCACGCATTGCAATACGATCTTCAATGTTTTTAGCAGCTCTATATGTTGCAGATTCTCCAGCATAAGCATTAGTTGCCATTTCGGCTAACTTAACTTTAATTGCACCAAAGTCTGAAATAGGTGTTTTAAATTGTTTTCTTTCGTTTGCGTACTGTACGCCAGTTGTTAAAATTCTTCTTTGAGAATCTAAACAAGCAGCAGCTAATTTTATACGACCAACGTTTAATGCATTCATTGCGATTTTAAAACCTTCACCACGACCAGCTAACATATTTTCTACTGGTACTTTAGTATCGTTAAAAAATACCTGACGCGTAGAACTTGCACGAATACCTAATTTATGTTCTTCTTCGCCCAATGTTATTCCATTAGCATTTTCAGGATCGTATTCAACTATAAAACCAGTAATATTTTTATCGTCTTCAATACGAGCAAAAACAATCATCACACTACAGAATCCTGCATTTGAGATCCACATTTTTTGCCCATTAATTTTATAAGACTTGCCATCTTCTGTAAGTTCTGCTGTAGTTTTTCCAGAGTTAGCATCAGATCCTGCACCTGGCTCTGTTAAACAATAAGCACCAAACCATTCACCAGAGGCTAGTTTAGGTACATATTTTTGTTTTTGAGCTTCTGTACCATATAAAGTAATTGGCATAGTACCAATACCTGTATGCGCTCCAAAAGCAGTACTAAAAGAACCTGTACCAGAAGAAATATAATCACAAGTTAAACAGGTAGAAACAAAGCCCATTCCTAATCCGCCATAAGCTTCAGGTACGGCTACGCCTAAAAATCCCATTTCTCCAGCTTTACGCATAACTTCTTCAGTTAAAGCATAATCTTTAGCTTCAAATCTTGGTTTGTGAGCAATAATTTCACGTTCGTTGAATTCCATTACGGATTCTTTCATCATGTTTTGCTCTTCTGAAAAATCTTCAGGAGTAAAAACATCTTCGCATTTTGTTTCTTTTACTAAGAATTGACCTCCACGTAGGATATCTTTTTCTGTATCTGCCATTTTATAGTATTGTATTAAGTTCTTTTAATTAATTTAAAAATTCGAATAGTCCACAAGCACCTTGACCTGTACCAACACACATAGTTACTGCTCCATATTTTCCTTTCATGTCTCGCTTACGCATTTCATCAAAAAGCTGAACAGAAAGTTTTGCTCCAGTACATCCTAATGGGTGACCAAGTGCAATAGCTCCACCATTTACATTTATAATATCTTGGTTAAGGTCTAATTCGCGAATTACAGCTAAAGATTGTGAAGCAAAAGCTTCGTTTAATTCTATTAATGCTAAATCGTCTTGTTTTAAACCAGCTTGTTTTAATGCTTTTGGAATTGCTTTTACTGGTCCAATTCCCATGATACGAGGTTCAACTCCTGCAGCGGCATAATTTACCATTCTTGCTACTGGTTCAAGGCCTAACTCTTTAACCATATCTTCGCTCATAACCATTACAAATGCAGCGCCATCACTCATTTGAGATGAGTTTCCTGCGGTAACACTTCCTCCAGCAGCAAATACTGCTCTTAGTTTTGCTAGTGCTTCTTTGTTTGTTCCTGCTCTTGGTCCTTCGTCTTTAGTTACAGTATAAGATTTTGTTGCTTTTTTACCGTTAGCATCTATATATGTTTGTTCTACATCTATAGGTACAATTTGATCTTGAAAACGGTCTTCGGCTAAAGCTCTTAAAGCTTTCATATGTGAATTGTAAGCAAATTCATCTTGGTCTTCACGAGATACGTTAAATTGCTTTGCTACTGCTTCAGCAGTGTTTCCCATTCCCCAATAGTAATCTTCATGACCTGCTTTTACAATGGCATCGTAATTTAATTCTGGTTTAAAACCTGTCATAGGAACACTACTCATACTTTCTGCTCCACCGGCAATAATACAATCTGCCATTCCAGCTTGTATTTTTGCAGTTGCCATACCAATAGTTTCTACTCCAGAAGAGCAAAAACGGTTTACAGTCACTCCAGGAACATCTACAACATCTAATCCCATTAAAGAGATTAGACGTGCCATATTTAATCCTTGAGATCCTTCTGGCATTGCATTTCCAACAATAACATCGTCAATACGTTTAGGGTCTAAGTTTGGCAATTCTTTCATCATATATTTGATGGTTTCTGCTGCCAATTCATCTGTTCTTTTAAAACGGAACACGCCTTTTGGTGCTTTACCAACTGCTGTTCTATATGCTTTTACTATATATGCTGTTTTCATTTTTTCTTAGTTTCTTAAAGGTTTACCTTTTGTTAACATGTGTTGAATTCTTTCTAATGTTTTACGTTCTGTACAAAGCGAAAGGAATGCTTCACGTTCTAAGTCTAATAAGTATTGTTCGCTTACTTTAGTTGGTTCAGATAAATCTCCACCAGCCATAACGTAAGCTAACTTATTAGCAATTTTCATGTCATGTTCACTAATGTAATTAGAGTCTTTCATAGAATCTGTTCCTACTAAAAACATACCTAATGCTTGTTTACCAAGTACTAATACATCGTTTCTTTTTACAGGTTGTGTGTATCCAGCATCTGCCATTATTTTAGCATGTGCTTTTGCTGTTGCTATTTGACGATCTTTATTTACTACAACTACATCTTTACCTTCTTGCATTATTCCTAAATCGAAAGCTTCGTAGGCTGAAGTTGATACTTTAGCCATACCAATAGTTAAAAAGTATTCTTGTAGTGTATTTAATTGTACATCTCCTTTTTTGAAAGTGTCTGATGCTCTTAAGGCCATTTCTTTAGAACCTCCACCACCAGGAATAACACCAACACCAAACTCTACAAGTCCCATATAAGTTTCTGCTGCAGCTACAATTTTATCTGCATGTAATGAAATTTCACAACCACCACCAAGTGCCATACCGTGAGGTGCAGAAATTGTTGGTATTGCAGAATAACGCATACGCATCATTGTGTCTTGGAAATACTTAATAGCCATATTTAGCTCATCGTATTCTTGTTCTGCAGCCATCATGAAAATCATACCAATATTTGCTCCTACAGAAAAATTTGGTCCTTGATTACCTACTACTAAACCGGCAAAATCTTTTTCTGCCATATCGATAGCCTTATTAATTCCTGCTAAAACATCGCCACCAATAGTGTTCATTTTAGATTGGAATTCTAAGTTTAATATACCATCTCCTAAATCTTGTACAGATACTCCAGAGTTTTTAAAGACTTCGGTAGTTTTTCTAATATTATCTAATATGATAAAGCTATCTTGTCCTGGTATTTTTACTTGTTCTTTTTTAGGAATATCGTAAAAGTATGTTGCGCCATCTTTAATAGAGTAGAAGCTATCGCTACCAGATTCTAACATATCTGCAACCCAATCTGCCGGTTTTAAACCTTCGGCTTGCATCATTTCAATACCTTTTTCAACACCAATGGCGTCCCAAATTTGGAATGGTCCATGTTCCCAACCAAAACCAGCTTTCATGGCGTCGTCAATTTTATATAACTCGTCAGTAATTTCAGGAATACGGTTTGAAACGTATGCAAAAAGGGCAGAGAAACTTTTTCTGTAAAATTCTCCGGCTTTATCTTTTCCTTTAATTAATACTTTAAAACGGTCTGCTACTTTATCAATCGTTTTCGTAAGTTCTAAAGTTGCAAATTTTGCTTTTTGAGCAGATCTATATTCTAAGGTATTTAGGTCTAATGATAAAATTTCTTTTTTACCATCGGCTGATACTTGCTTTTTGTAGAAACCTTGACCTGTTTTGCTTCCTAACCATTTGTTTTCCATCATTGTATTGATGAAATCTGGTAATTCAAAGAGCTCTAAACGTTCGTCTTTTGGGCAGTTTTCTCTAATCCCGTTTGCTACGTGAACTAAAGTGTCTAATCCTACAACATCTACCGTTCGGAAAGTTGCCGATTTTGGTCTACCTATTACTGGTCCAGAAAGTTTATCTACTTCTTCTATAGTTAAGTCTAAATCTTTAACTGTATGAAATAAACTTTGTATACTAAATATACCAATACGGTTTCCTATAAATGCAGGAGTATCTTTAGCTACAACCGAAGTTTTACCTAAGAATTTTTCACCGTAACCATTTAAAAACTCTAAAACAGAAGCATCTGTTTTTGGTCCTGGTATGATTTCAAATAATTTTAAATAACGTGCTGGATTAAAAAAGTGTGTTCCACAAAAATGTTTTTGGAAATCTTCACTTCTTCCTTCACTCATAAATTTAATAGGAATACCAGAAGTGTTTGATGTAATTAATGTTCCTGGTGTTCTATATTGTTCTAGTTTTTCGAAAACTTGTTGTTTAATATCAAGTCTTTCTACTACAACTTCCATAATCCAATCTACATCTGCTACTTTAGCAATATCATCTTCTATGTTACCAGTAGTAATTCTATTGGCAAATGATGGGTGATAAATTGGTGATGGCTTAGATTTTAAAGATGCTGTTAAAGCATCGTTTACTAAGCGGTTTCTAACCACTTTGTCTTCTAATGTTAAGCCTTTAGCTTTTTCTTTTGCATTTAGTTCTCTTGGTACAATATCTAATAGTAAGACATCAACACCAATGTTTGCGAAATGACATGCAATACCAGATCCCATAATACCAGAACCTATAATTGCTATTTTTTTAATTCTACGTGTGCTCATTATATTAAACAGATTGTTTTTGATTGTATATTTTTTTGTTTGAAATCAACTCGTTAATTGTTTCTGTAACTTCTTGGAAATGTTTTAACTTTTCTTCTGAGACGTGTTCTTTAATTTTATTATTAAAGGTTAATACACGATCACGTGAAAACTCTCTTTTTTCTCGTCCAAATTCGGTTAAATGAATAAGTACACCACGGCCATCTTCTGGATTTGGTTTACGTTCAATTAATCCTAATTCTTCCATTTTTTTTAAAATACGAGAAAGACTTGTTGCTTCCATTCCCATTATTGGGCCAAGAGAAGTTGAAGGTGTACCGGTTTCTGGGTCGATACTTAATAATGTAAAACCAGTTGCCATTGTGGTATCAAATTTGGCAGCTTCTTCGTTGTACATTTTATTTACTGCTAACCAAGTGGTTCTAAGTAAATAATCGATTGTTTTGTCTTTCATTAAATTGGTAAATCAATAATTTGAATTCCAAAGATAATAAAAATTTATTATGCATGCATAATAAATTAAGGAAAGTTTTTTATAAAATAAAAAACGCCTTTATTAAGGCGTTTTAGTATTAGTTTCTATAAATTTTGTTGTAAAGTTCTTTGTATATGTCTTTTATAACGGTTCGTTTCATTTTCATGGTTGGTGTTAAATGACCGCTATCTATAGACCAAACGTCTGGTGTAAGTTCAAAACGTTTAATTTGTTCCCATTTACCAAAGTGCTTATTACAAGCGTCTACTTCTTGTTGAATACGTAGTATAATTTCTTTTGAATTGGCAATATCTTCACCAGATTTTCCAATATTTTTCTTTTTTCTATCTATCCAATCTTCTATAAATTCAAAATTTGGTTGAATGATGGCTGCAGGCATTTTTTCACCTTCACCAATAACCATTACTTGTTCTATAAATCGAGATTGTTTTAATTCGTTCTCCAAAAGTGTTGGTATAACATATTTACCACCAGAGGTTTTAAACATTTCTTTTTTACGACCTGTTATTTTTAAAAAGCCTTCAGAATCTAAATTACCTTTATCTCCAGTATGAAAATATTCACCAGTCATAACGCTATCTGTTCTTTCTGGATCTTTATAATAGCCCATCATAACATTAGGGCCTTTTACTAGTATTTCTCCGTCTTCAGCAATTTTTACTTCAACGTTTTTTATAGGTTTACCTACGGTTCCAAGTTTAAAATGTTTGTTTCTGTACATTTCTACAGAGATTACTGGAGAGGTTTCTGTTAACCCATAGCCTTGCATGACTTGCATTCCTGCTGCAGAAAAAATTCTAGAAAGCCTTACTTGTAATGCTGCAGAACCTGATACCATAGTGTTTAATTCTCCACCAAGTGCTTCACGCCATTTACTGAAAATAAGTTTGTTTGCAATTTTTAATTTAAACTCGTACCATGCTCCATTAGCTCCATAAGGTTCCCATTTTTCAGCAAGGTTTACTGCCCAGAAAAATAATGCTTTTTTAACTCCTGATAGCTCTTCGGCTTTTGCAATAATTTTATCGTAAACTTTTTCTAGTAGTCTAGGTACAACACTCATTAAATGAGGTTTTATTTCTTTTGCGTTATCACCAATTTTATCAATGCCTTCAGCAAAGTAAATTGAAGCTCCGGCATATTGGTATAAGTAAATTAGTACACGCTCGAATACATGACAAATAGGAAGAAAGCTTAATATTCTATTTTCTTTACTATTCATAAATGGTAAACGATGCGATGCATCTAAAGCATTACTTGTTATATTATTATGCGATAGCATAACACCTTTGGGCTTACCTGTAGTTCCAGAAGTATAAATTATGGTTGCTAAATCGTTTGGTGATACAGCGTCCATTCTTTCTTGAACTTCATTTTGATTAGTTTCATCTTTGCCAAGTTCAAATAACTCTGAGTAATGTTTGCAGCCTTCAATATGATTAAAAGAATAGACTTCTTTTAATTTAGTATTAGCTTTAATTTTATTGACTTTAGCTAAAACTTCTTCATCACTAACAAAACAATAGATAGATTCACTATGGTTTAAAACATATTCGTAATCGTCTGATGATATTGTTGGATATATGGGAATGTTTTGTGCTCCTAATTGCAGAATACCAATATCCATAATATTCCATTCAGTTCTATTAGTTGTTGAAATTACAGCGATTTTATCATTTTTTTGAATTCCCATTCTTAATAAAGCACGACTAACTGCGTTTGCTTTATCTACATATTCTTTTGTAGACATAGGCGTCCATTTACCGTTGTATTTAGTAACTAATGCGGCATCAAGATTATATTTTTCTAGCTGATAATATGGAAAATCGAAAAGGCGTGTGATTTCTGTCATTCTTTTTATTGGAAGTTAAAAGTCTTGCAAAGTATGAATTTTTAAGTGCATTTCAAATAGAAAGAAAAAAAAGGAGCTGTTAAAAACAGCTCCTCTGCTAATTGATTGATAGCATAAATTTATACATTACCTAAGTTTATTTAATAACTAACTATTTTTAAATGAATCCCTTAACTTTCATTTAATTAATTAAATAATGTGCATAAATTCTATGTAAATATAATTAGATTATGTTAATAATTGATGTAAAAAATCGTAATATCTACTATTTTAAGTATTTTTTTATGAATTCACTTTCATTACTAAAGTAACTTTTAGGCGACTTTTTCATAAAATATTTAAATTCTTTTGAAAAATGCGAACCATCATGGAAATTATACATGCGCACTAAGTCTATAATTTTGAGTTCTTTTTCGTGGTACTTTCTCATTAATAAACTAAACCTGTATAAGCGAGCATATTTTTTAGGAGTTAAACCTACTATTTGCTTAAATTTTGTTTCTAAAGTTTTTTGGGAAGTTGGTATTTTTTCAATTAAATCATTAATGGAAATTTGTCCCTTTTTTTTGTTTATTATATAAATTGCCTTATCAATATTTTCTGTATGATTATCTATTTTTAATGGTAGTGTATTGATAAGTTCTTCTAAAGTATGAAGCGCTTTTTTTCCTTTATGTTTTTGTTGAAAAAATGAATTTAAAACTTCAAAAAGTGGTTGAGATACTTCATTTAAAGGTAGGTGCTTATCGTTAATTTTAGAAACATCTACTTGTGTAAGTTTATAAAATGTTGTTGGGTGAAAGAGTACACCGCAACATTTTGTGTTTTCGTCTACATTTAACTTGTAAGACCTTGTTGTTTGTCCTGTAACAATAAGACCTTTGCCACTGTAATTTTTATTATTAACTGTTAATTTATTTTCTCCTTTGTATGTATATGCTAAAGAATGTTTACCTAAAGGAAGTACTATACTTTGAAAAGGCAATGCTTTATTTGAGACTTTAAATTCAAAATACTCATCTATTAATTTTGATGGATTAGAGCTTTTATAAGCTTTGTAAGTCATGTTTGTTTAATTTATAGCTTTACAAAATATGATTTTTCTTACAATAAATTGTAACTGTTTTAAAAATTTGAATGTTTTGTAAAAAAAAAAGGAAGTAACATTTTACCGAAACTTCCTTGATAATTTTAATAGTTTTTTATTACTGTTTTTCTATCCAGAGTCTCGCATTTACAAAAGCTTCAAGCCAAGGTGATACTTCATCTTTTCTACCTTCTGGATAGTTTGCCCAATTCCATTGAAAAGTTGAACGTTCTATATGTGGCATAGTTACTAAATGTCGTCCTGTTTTATCACAAAGCATTGCCGTGTTAAAGTCAGATCCATTTGGATTGTTTGGGTAACCTTCGTAACCATATTTTGCTACAATATTATATTGGTCTTCGGTTTTTGGTAAGTTAAATTTACCTTCTCCATGCGAAATCCAAACACCCAATTCTGTATCTTTTAAAGTAGAAAGCATTACAGAGTTGTTTTCTTGAATTTTTACAGAAGTAAAAGAACTTTCGTGTTTTTTAGAATCGTTATGAATCATTTTTCCATGCACATCATGGTCTGGATTTATAAGGTCTAACTCCATAAATAATTGGCAACCATTACAAATACCAACCGAAAGTGTATCTTCACGACTAAAGAAATCGTTAATTACTTTATTTGCTTTTTCGTTGTATTTAATAGCTCCAGCCCAACCTTTTGCAGAGCCTAAAACATCAGAGTTAGAGAATCCACCAACTGCGCCTAAAAACTGTATGTCTTTTAAATCCTCACGACCAGAAATTAAATCGGTCATGTGTACATCTTTAACATCAAAACCAGCTAAATACATAGCATTTGCCATTTCGCGTTCAGAGTTACTTCCTTTTTCACGAAGTATTGCAGCTTTTGGTCTTGTGTTTCCTAGTGCTGGTAGTTTTCCTGTAAAATGTTTTGGGAATGTATATTTTAAAGGTTGTACAGCATAGTTTTTATAACGTGCTTCAGCAAGATTATTTGCTGTTTGTTTTTGGTCTAAAAGGAAAGACGTTTTGTACCATACATCTCGTAAACGAGAAACTGTCATAGTAAATACTTCAGCATTATTAATAACGCTTAAAACATCTGTATCTGTAACTTTTCCTATGTTGAAAAACTCAATATTCGCTTCCTTTAAAACGGCTTCTATTGATGCGTCTTTTGACTGAAAAACAATACCTGCGTTTTCTGCAAATAATACTTTATGTGAATCTTTTTGATTTAAAGCAGTAATATCTAATTCTGCTCCAATATTAGTATCTGCAAAACATAACTCTAATAAAGTAGTAATTAAGCCACCAGAAGCAACATCGTGTCCTGCAACAATTTGTTCGTCTTTTATTAATTTTTGAATAGTATTAAAAACCGTTTTAACAAATGCCGAATCGTTTACATTTGGTGCATCATTACCAACTTTATTTAAAATTTGAGCGAAAGAACTTCCGCCTAACTTATAATGATCTTGAGATAGGTTTATGTAATAAATATCTCCAGCATTTTTCTTAAATAATGGTTCTACAACTTTAGAGATTGCATTACAGTTTCCTGCTGCAGAAATAATTACTGTTCCAGGAGAAATAACCTCTTCGTTAGGATATTTTTGTTTCATAGATAACGAATCTTTTCCTGTTGGAACATTGATTCCTAAATCTATAGCGTATTTTGAAATGGCTTGTACTGCTTCGTATAATCGTGCGTCTTCGCCCTCATTTTTACAAGGCCACATCCAGTTTGCAGATAGTGAAACACTTTGTAAACCATCCTTTAATGGCGCCCAAATAATATTGGTTAAAGCTTCTGTAATACTATTACGACTACCGGCAACAGGATTAATTAATCCAGAAATAGGCGAGTGGCCAATTGAGGTTGCAACACCTTCTTTACCATTATAATCTAACGCCATTACACCAACATTATTAAGTGGTATTTGTAATTGACCAACACATTGTTGTTTGGCTACTTTTCCACCAACACAACGGTCTACTTTATTTGTTAACCAATCTTTACAAGCAACAGCTTCTAGTTGTAATACTTGGTCTAAATAGTTATAAAAATTATCTGTATTATATGAAATGCCTCCGTAGTTTCTATCTACAGTAACATCGTTCATTATTGTTTTTGGAGAGCTTCCAAACATATCTTCCAGAGCTAAATCCATAGGTTTATCTCCTTTGGTTTTAGACTCGAAAGTAAAGCGATTGTTTCCTGTTACATCTCCAACAGTATACATTGGAGAACGTTCGCGGTCTGCTATTTTGTTTAAAGTTTCTAAGTGTTTTTCGGCAATTACTAATCCCATGCGTTCTTGAGACTCGTTACCAATAATTTCTTTCGACGATAAGGTTGGATCACCAACAGGTAGCTTATCTAAATCTATATTTCCACCAGTATCTTCAACAAGTTCGCTTAAGCAATTTAAATGTCCACCAGCACCATGATCGTGGATAGAAACAATATAATTTTCATCACTTTCTACCATACCTCGAACCGCATTTGCAGCACGTTTTTGCATTTCTGGATTAGAACGTTGTACGGCACTAAGCTCGATGCCAGAAGCAAATTCTCCAGTATCTGCACTAGATACAGCAGCGCCACCCATTCCAATACGGTAATTTTCACCACCAAGAATTACAATTTTATCTCCAGCTTCTGGAGTTGCTTTTATAGCTTGTTCTGCTTTACCATAACCAATTCCGCCGGCTTGCATAATTACTTTATCGAAACCTAATTTACGTGCATCTTGCTCGTGCTCGAAAGTTAATACCGAACCGCAAATTAAAGGTTGCCCAAATTTGTTTCCAAAGTCTGAAGCTCCATTACTCGCTTTTATTAAAATATCTACAGGTGTTTGGTATAACCAATCTCTGGCTTCCATTTTTTGTTCCCAAGGTCTATTTTCTTCTAAACGAGAATACGAGGTCATGTAAACAGCTGTTCCTGCTAATGGTAAAGATCCTTTTCCTCCAGCTAATCTATCTCTTATTTCTCCACCAGAACCAGTTGCAGCTCCGTTAAAAGGCTCTACAGTTGTTGGGAAATTATGAGTTTCTGCTTTTAAAGATATTACAGAATCGTAATCTTTAGTTTCGTAAAAATCTGGTTTATCTGCGGTTTTAGGTGCAAATTGTTCTACTCGAGGACCTTTTATAAAAGCAACATTATCTTTATATGCCGAAACAATATCGTTAGGATGTTGTTTTGAAGTTTCTTTTATTAATTTAAAAAGAGAGGTTTCTTTTTCTTCACCATCAATTATAAAGGTACCGTTGAAAATTTTATGACGACAGTGCTCTGAGTTTACTTGTGAAAATCCAAAAACTTCTGAGTCTGTTAACGGTCTTCCTATTTTTTTTGAAACTCCTTCTAAATATTCAATTTCTTCATCGTTTAAAGCTAAACCTTCTTGTTGGTTATATGCCGAAATATCTTCGATGTTAAGAATAGATTCTGGTTTAATTTCAATAGTAAATGATTCTTGATTTAAACCGTTATATTTTTCAGAAATCATAGGGTCGTAGTCCTTGAAATCTTTAGTTGAAGCAATAAACTCTTCAATTCTAATAATGCCTTCAATTCCCATATTTTGGGTAATTTCAACAGCATTTGTACTCCAAGGCGTTATCATTGCAGCTCTTGGTCCAACAAAAAAAGCATCTAACGATGCTTGTTCTATTTTTGGCTGGTTGCCAAATAACCATGTCAATTTAGAGATGGTTTGGGTT from Lacinutrix sp. 5H-3-7-4 includes the following:
- a CDS encoding acyl-CoA dehydrogenase family protein, which encodes MADTEKDILRGGQFLVKETKCEDVFTPEDFSEEQNMMKESVMEFNEREIIAHKPRFEAKDYALTEEVMRKAGEMGFLGVAVPEAYGGLGMGFVSTCLTCDYISSGTGSFSTAFGAHTGIGTMPITLYGTEAQKQKYVPKLASGEWFGAYCLTEPGAGSDANSGKTTAELTEDGKSYKINGQKMWISNAGFCSVMIVFARIEDDKNITGFIVEYDPENANGITLGEEEHKLGIRASSTRQVFFNDTKVPVENMLAGRGEGFKIAMNALNVGRIKLAAACLDSQRRILTTGVQYANERKQFKTPISDFGAIKVKLAEMATNAYAGESATYRAAKNIEDRIAMREAAGNTHQEAELKGVEEYAIECSILKVAVSEDVQSCADEGIQIFGGMGFSEETPMEAAWRDARIARIYEGTNEINRMLSVGMLVKKAMKGHVDLLNPAQAVQQELMGIPSFDTPDYSELFSEEKAMIAKLKKVFLMVAGAAVQKFGPDLEEHQQLLIAAADILIEIYMAESTILRTEKNAKRTSEKEQAVQIAMSKLYLYNAVSIVEGKGKESIISFAEGDEQRMMLMGLKRFTKYTNYPDIVDLRNEIAEKVKAENKYCF
- a CDS encoding acetyl-CoA C-acyltransferase; its protein translation is MKTAYIVKAYRTAVGKAPKGVFRFKRTDELAAETIKYMMKELPNLDPKRIDDVIVGNAMPEGSQGLNMARLISLMGLDVVDVPGVTVNRFCSSGVETIGMATAKIQAGMADCIIAGGAESMSSVPMTGFKPELNYDAIVKAGHEDYYWGMGNTAEAVAKQFNVSREDQDEFAYNSHMKALRALAEDRFQDQIVPIDVEQTYIDANGKKATKSYTVTKDEGPRAGTNKEALAKLRAVFAAGGSVTAGNSSQMSDGAAFVMVMSEDMVKELGLEPVARMVNYAAAGVEPRIMGIGPVKAIPKALKQAGLKQDDLALIELNEAFASQSLAVIRELDLNQDIINVNGGAIALGHPLGCTGAKLSVQLFDEMRKRDMKGKYGAVTMCVGTGQGACGLFEFLN
- a CDS encoding 3-hydroxyacyl-CoA dehydrogenase/enoyl-CoA hydratase family protein, whose amino-acid sequence is MSTRRIKKIAIIGSGIMGSGIACHFANIGVDVLLLDIVPRELNAKEKAKGLTLEDKVVRNRLVNDALTASLKSKPSPIYHPSFANRITTGNIEDDIAKVADVDWIMEVVVERLDIKQQVFEKLEQYRTPGTLITSNTSGIPIKFMSEGRSEDFQKHFCGTHFFNPARYLKLFEIIPGPKTDASVLEFLNGYGEKFLGKTSVVAKDTPAFIGNRIGIFSIQSLFHTVKDLDLTIEEVDKLSGPVIGRPKSATFRTVDVVGLDTLVHVANGIRENCPKDERLELFELPDFINTMMENKWLGSKTGQGFYKKQVSADGKKEILSLDLNTLEYRSAQKAKFATLELTKTIDKVADRFKVLIKGKDKAGEFYRKSFSALFAYVSNRIPEITDELYKIDDAMKAGFGWEHGPFQIWDAIGVEKGIEMMQAEGLKPADWVADMLESGSDSFYSIKDGATYFYDIPKKEQVKIPGQDSFIILDNIRKTTEVFKNSGVSVQDLGDGILNLEFQSKMNTIGGDVLAGINKAIDMAEKDFAGLVVGNQGPNFSVGANIGMIFMMAAEQEYDELNMAIKYFQDTMMRMRYSAIPTISAPHGMALGGGCEISLHADKIVAAAETYMGLVEFGVGVIPGGGGSKEMALRASDTFKKGDVQLNTLQEYFLTIGMAKVSTSAYEAFDLGIMQEGKDVVVVNKDRQIATAKAHAKIMADAGYTQPVKRNDVLVLGKQALGMFLVGTDSMKDSNYISEHDMKIANKLAYVMAGGDLSEPTKVSEQYLLDLEREAFLSLCTERKTLERIQHMLTKGKPLRN
- a CDS encoding MarR family winged helix-turn-helix transcriptional regulator; translated protein: MKDKTIDYLLRTTWLAVNKMYNEEAAKFDTTMATGFTLLSIDPETGTPSTSLGPIMGMEATSLSRILKKMEELGLIERKPNPEDGRGVLIHLTEFGREKREFSRDRVLTFNNKIKEHVSEEKLKHFQEVTETINELISNKKIYNQKQSV
- a CDS encoding long-chain fatty acid--CoA ligase — translated: MTEITRLFDFPYYQLEKYNLDAALVTKYNGKWTPMSTKEYVDKANAVSRALLRMGIQKNDKIAVISTTNRTEWNIMDIGILQLGAQNIPIYPTISSDDYEYVLNHSESIYCFVSDEEVLAKVNKIKANTKLKEVYSFNHIEGCKHYSELFELGKDETNQNEVQERMDAVSPNDLATIIYTSGTTGKPKGVMLSHNNITSNALDASHRLPFMNSKENRILSFLPICHVFERVLIYLYQYAGASIYFAEGIDKIGDNAKEIKPHLMSVVPRLLEKVYDKIIAKAEELSGVKKALFFWAVNLAEKWEPYGANGAWYEFKLKIANKLIFSKWREALGGELNTMVSGSAALQVRLSRIFSAAGMQVMQGYGLTETSPVISVEMYRNKHFKLGTVGKPIKNVEVKIAEDGEILVKGPNVMMGYYKDPERTDSVMTGEYFHTGDKGNLDSEGFLKITGRKKEMFKTSGGKYVIPTLLENELKQSRFIEQVMVIGEGEKMPAAIIQPNFEFIEDWIDRKKKNIGKSGEDIANSKEIILRIQQEVDACNKHFGKWEQIKRFELTPDVWSIDSGHLTPTMKMKRTVIKDIYKELYNKIYRN
- a CDS encoding helix-turn-helix domain-containing protein; the encoded protein is MTYKAYKSSNPSKLIDEYFEFKVSNKALPFQSIVLPLGKHSLAYTYKGENKLTVNNKNYSGKGLIVTGQTTRSYKLNVDENTKCCGVLFHPTTFYKLTQVDVSKINDKHLPLNEVSQPLFEVLNSFFQQKHKGKKALHTLEELINTLPLKIDNHTENIDKAIYIINKKKGQISINDLIEKIPTSQKTLETKFKQIVGLTPKKYARLYRFSLLMRKYHEKELKIIDLVRMYNFHDGSHFSKEFKYFMKKSPKSYFSNESEFIKKYLK